In bacterium, the genomic window AACAGTTCAATACTATAGCCCAATCTGTCGATGGAAGGGTCGGCGTGACAGGATCGCAGGGGCGCTGGACGCCTCACGCGCCAACAGGAACCACCTTGTCTCGCTACATTCTGTTAGCCAAGTAACACCAGGAAGGTGTCATGGCAATGCACTCCACAGCAGGCGGTTCTTGGCGCATCCTTGTTGCCGTGCTGGCCATGGTGATGCTGCAAGGCTGCGAGCGCATCAGTCCAGTGGGGCGGGATCCCGCCCTGGGCGCTGATGCCGTTGTCCTCACCTGCGAGAGCTGTCATACCACCCGCTCCTACCTGCGCCGGCTGGCCCTGGAAGAGGAGAGCGGCGGCGGTGGGGGCGGTGGCTGAGGCGGCTCGGTGGCTCCGTTGGAGCCATTCGAGAAGGTGTTCATCAACGCCGCCAGCTACGCCGAGGTGGATCCCCGCCACGCGGCCATCGGCTGCGTCACCTGCCACGGCGGCACGGAGCCGGTGGTGGCCGCCAGCGAGGCGCGGGACGACCTTTGGGTGGCCATGGCGTCCGCCCACGAGTTCACGGTGGAATACACGGGCAACGGCACCGTCATCCGGCGCAAGCCGGCGGTCAAGGGCGTGGTGCGCGATCCCTCCGCCCAGGCCGAGCTGAACTGCAATGGAGCGGGATGCCACTCCACCATCGTGGAGCTGAACGCCACCTCCATGCACACGCAGCTCTGGGGAGAGAAACACAAGGTGGCCCTGCGCGCCGGCTACGAGCGCTTCGAGGACTGCCCGCAGCTGCTCAAGGACGGCTACAACGGCGAGTGCACCAGCTGCCACACCACGTGCGGCCAGTGCCATGTCTCGCGGCCCAACTCCGTGCACGGCGGCCTCCTGGAGAGTCACCGTTTCAAGCGCACGCCGGAGATCGAGAACAACTGCACGGCCTGCCACGGCAGCCGCGTGGGCAACGACTTCACCGGCCACCTGGAGGGCAACCAGCCCGACGTCCATTACGACCTGGGCTATGACTGCTTCTTCTGTCACCGGGAGAACCTGCATGGGGATGGGCGGATGGACTACACCACCCGCTATGAAGTGGCAGGCCTGCCGCAGTGTGTCAATTGCCACCAGCTGGCGTCCGACGACAACCTCTTCCACGAATACCATTGGCCCAGCGGCAATTCCATCGAAGAGGGCCTTTCCTGCCACGTCTGCCACAGCCAGCCCTACACCAATTGTCTCAACTGCCATGCGGGCGGGGTGTGGAGCAGCGGCAATCCCGAGGGCTACGCCGAGTACGGCGACTTCCGCATCGGGCGCAACACGGGGCAGTGGCCCAACCATCCCGTCTCCAAGGAGGAGTGGGTGACGGTGCGTCACATCCCGGTCATCAAGGACGGATTCCGGGAGTGGGGCTGGCCCGTCCTGGACAACTGGGTCGCCTTCGAGACCTGGGAGTACGCCAGCCCGCACAACATCCAGCGCTACACGCCGCAGACGGAGATCGCGCTGGTCAATCCCGCCTATTCCATGGCCGACTGCTGGATGAACTGCCATGTGCAGGGTCCGCACGAGACGGTGAACGCCGGTCGCTTCCTGTGGTTGAGCCATTTGGACAGCCTGAAGCACCACGTGACCGGCCTGGAGGACGCGGACGAATACGTGCGGGCCAACCGGCGGGTGGCGGTGGATGACAGCATCAGCCGTTATTGGAACCGCCACTAAGGGTCTGCCGGGCTTGGGCATGCCGCTGGTTGAGTGAAATTGATTGAAGGAGCGCATGTGGGACGACACATTCACCTGTGTGCGATGGTTTTCGCCAGCGGGCTGCTGCTAGGCCTTGGCTGCTCAGATGACGAAGACGCCAACGCCAGGCCTCAAATCCAATCCCTGACGGCCAGCAACTTGAATCCGGCCCCGGCGGAGACGATCACCTTGACCTGTGAGGCGACGGATGCCGACGGCGACGAGTTGTCCTACGCCTGGCGGGCCAACGGACTCCCTTTCGGGGCCGATGCCGCCCAGGTCCAGTGGCAAGCGCCGGCGTCCAGCGGCCTGGTCACAGTGTCGGTCACGGTGTCGGACGGCATCGACACGGCCAGTCGCTCACTTCCGATCCAGGTCGGGCAGAACGAGTTCGCCCTGCTCACGGGCGTGACCGATCCCTCCTTTCCGGCCTGGAACGTCGATTGGCTCAAGGAGCCGACCTACGTCTACAACCATCAGGCGCAGCTCTTCATCGTTGATCTGCGCAGCTCGCTCGCCTACGCCAACGGCCACATCACGGGCGCCCGCAACACCAGCGTGGCCAACCTGGCCGCCTATGTCGCCGCCAACAACTCGGGGGGAGATGAGATCGCCCTGGTCTGCGACACAGGCCAGATCGCCGCCTTCGCCGCCATGGGCTTGCGCATGCTGGGGCACGACGCCTTCTGCATGAAATGGGGCATGGCCGGGTGGAACGATCTGCTGGCAGGGCCGTGGGATTCCGGCATCAGCAATCAATACGCGAACATCATGTCCAACAGCGCCAGCCCGAACCTGCCCGTCAACAACTGGCCGACCCTGGCCACCGGGTTGTCCAGCGGACAAGCCATCCTGCAGGCGCGCGTGGCGGCCATCTTCGCCGAGGGGTTCGGGAACAACGTGATCAACGCCTATGAAGTGATGGACAGCCCTGGCACCTATCACATCCACAACTACTGGGTGACCCAGGACTACGAGGATGTCGGACACATCGCCGGCAGCTACCAGTTGACACCGGGCGCCGTCACCACGGCCACCGCCCTGTCCGCCCTGCACCCCACTCAAATCAACGTCTTGTACTGCTGGACAGGCCATACCAGCGCATTCGTCGGCTTCTACCTCAATGTCTTGGGGTACGACCTTCTGAGCATGCGGTTCGGGGCCAACGCCCTCATGCATGACGACCTGCCCCGGGAGCGGTGGGTGCATCAAGGGCACAACTTCCCGACGGTCACCAACTGACCAGGCCGGGGCCGTGGCGTGACGTCGCCAATAGATGACGCGGGGAGACCTTGACCTTCTCCGATCTTTCTTGGACGAAGCGGGCGGCGCTGGTGGCAGCGCTGCTTGTCGGCCTCATGTATGCGACGACAGGGATCGCTCCCGCCGCCGATCCCGGCAAGTCCTCCTGCGGGCTGTGCCTGCCCCTTTCGACCGCTCGCGCCGAGGCGCCGCCGCCGCCGGTCCACCATCATGTGAGCATCCCCGGCAAGGTCAACCCGCACGGGCGGAGCGGCCGCTGCGCCTCCTGCCACCTGCCCGGCCGCGAACCGGCGGCCGAGAGCTGGCGTCCCGGCGCCTGCCTGGAATGCCATGACGCCCAGGCCCACCTGCGGGCGATCCATCCCACGGACTTCGCGGGGGACAGCCCGAAAGCGCCTGCCTTCGCCGGGGCGCCCCTGCAGGATGGCCGCTCCACCTGCCTGACCTGCCATGCCGTCCACTGCGCCCCGGAGACCAGGCACCGCGTCTCGCGGGAGAACCGCAGCATGCTGCGCGGCGGCCCCTGGCCCCGGGAGACGGATTTCTGCTACCAGTGCCACGACCGCGGCCTCTACCAACCGGTCAATCCCCATCTTGCCGGAGCGGAGGGCCGGGTCTGCTGGTACTGCCATGTTGGCAGCGGAGGGACGGGCCCCGTCCCGGGCACCGACCTGCAGTTGCTGCAGGGCGAGCTGTGCCTGAAGTGCCACAAGGACGTCAAGCACGAGCGGGAGCACATGGGCCGCTCGGTGCTGCACAACCGGCTG contains:
- a CDS encoding cytochrome c3 family protein — protein: MAALLVGLMYATTGIAPAADPGKSSCGLCLPLSTARAEAPPPPVHHHVSIPGKVNPHGRSGRCASCHLPGREPAAESWRPGACLECHDAQAHLRAIHPTDFAGDSPKAPAFAGAPLQDGRSTCLTCHAVHCAPETRHRVSRENRSMLRGGPWPRETDFCYQCHDRGLYQPVNPHLAGAEGRVCWYCHVGSGGTGPVPGTDLQLLQGELCLKCHKDVKHEREHMGRSVLHNRLKMDTAAALASFQAGSGVVLPLDPEGRVACATCHSPNPACSRGAPPASKLLRAAKERICYACHDL
- a CDS encoding rhodanese-like domain-containing protein encodes the protein MNPAPAETITLTCEATDADGDELSYAWRANGLPFGADAAQVQWQAPASSGLVTVSVTVSDGIDTASRSLPIQVGQNEFALLTGVTDPSFPAWNVDWLKEPTYVYNHQAQLFIVDLRSSLAYANGHITGARNTSVANLAAYVAANNSGGDEIALVCDTGQIAAFAAMGLRMLGHDAFCMKWGMAGWNDLLAGPWDSGISNQYANIMSNSASPNLPVNNWPTLATGLSSGQAILQARVAAIFAEGFGNNVINAYEVMDSPGTYHIHNYWVTQDYEDVGHIAGSYQLTPGAVTTATALSALHPTQINVLYCWTGHTSAFVGFYLNVLGYDLLSMRFGANALMHDDLPRERWVHQGHNFPTVTN